The nucleotide window CCACCCGAGGGGTTACGGCCTTTATCGGACCTCTGACCAGCGAGGAGACGGCGGTGACCTCGGCTACCCTATCCTGCAGTGACCTGCCGATAATTGCACCGGCCGCAAGCCAGAGCGGCCTGACCGAATTATCTCCCCATTGCTATCAGCTTCAGCCGACTCTCGACCTTCAGGGGGCCAGGATGGCCGAATTTGCGATCCTGCAGAAGAAATTCGATACCGCCGTCATTATAACCCCGACCATACCGGAGAATTTAAGGATGGCGCGTGCCTTCTCCAGGAGATTTACCGAGTTGGGCGGGAAGGTTCTCGGCATTGAATATTTCCGCGCCCATGACACCGATTTTGGGCCGCTTCTTCTGGACATAAAATCACTCGCCATGGGAAATCTCTCCGAATCTCTGATCTTTATCAATGAAAAGGGTGACACGCTCGAACCTCGCGAAGTGCCGATCAATCTGGAATGCCTTTACATTCCCGCTGATGCCGATCAATTGGCCCAGCTTCTGCCGCAAGTTAATTTCTACAACATCAAAGCGACCTTTCTCGGCGGTGAAGGATGGGGGGAAAAAAGTGTCTTCGATCTCGGCCGTGATATCACCAGAGAATGCTATTTCGCATCGGGCCGCATTGGCGGCGATAATCCCGTATCCGCCGGTTTTGCGACGGCTTTCCTGAAAAAGTATGAACAGGAGCCGGGATATCTGGAGGCGTTGGGATATGATGCCATGGCGCTCATCTGTCGGGCGTTTTCGGCCGGGAATAACACCCGGCTTGAAATAAGCCACTATCTTTCAACCGTGAAAGATTATAAAGGGGCGGCCGGAAACGTATCATTTGACGCCAATCGCGAGAACACGGCCATGCCGGTTTATACCATAATCTCGGGAAAATCAAAAAGGGTGGAGTTCTGATGATCCTTGCGGAAAAGGAAAAAGGGCTGCTCGATTTTATCGGTCGATATAAATCTGTCCTGGTGGCATATTCCGGCGGCCTTGATTCGGCCATGGTACTCTGGGCTTCGCTGAAGGCGCTTGACCGTGAACGGGTCTGGGCGGTTACCTCATATTCGGAATCTTATCCATCGGGTGAGCGGGAAGAGGCCGAGAAAATAGCCGATGAATTGGGGCTTTCCAAAGAACGGTTATTGTTCATCACCACCAAAGAAATTGCCGACCCGAACTATTTGCGTAACGCGCCGGACCGATGTTATTTCTGCAAAGCGGAATTGTTCTCGGAGTTGATGCGAATGGCAAGAGAGTTGGGAGCGGAAGTGATTTTTGACGGCAGCAATATTTCCGATATCGGCGATTATCGCCCCGGCCGCAAAGCGGCCGAGGAACGGCGGGTACTCTCTCCGTTTGTTGAAGTAGGACTGGGCAAGGAGGAACTTCGCCAACTGGCCCGCAAATACAACTTGTCTTTTTCCGAAAAACCCGCCGCCGCCTGTCTGGCCTCCCGCATTCCCTATGGCATTGAAGTCACTCCGGAGCGGTTGAGGCAGATTGATGAAGCCGAGAAGGGAATCAGCGCGCTGGGATTCGCGGGATTTCGGGTGCGGTACCATTATGATGTGGCCCGGCTCGAATTTCGTCCCGAGGATATTGCGCGGGTTTTTGATGATGGGGTGCGTAATAAATTGGTTGAGGCTGTGAAAAAGGCCGGTTTCCATTATGTGGCGCTCGACCTGGAGGGGTATCGCCGGGGGAGCCTGAACCGAACCTTAAATGCTGGAGAGAAGTGATGGAAGACGACAGGAAATTTGCGCTGAAAATGGTTGTGGACGGCAAAGAAAGAAATATTACTTTTGAGGAGCTGGCATTGTCCAACAACCTGGCGCAAGAGGCGCTGGTCAGGCTGCTGATTGACAAGAAGATTTTTGAGCCCAAGGAACTGCTGGCGAAAATGGAACTGGTCAAGAAAGAACGGTACCGCACCGGCGAACCGGAACAAAAATGAACGATATGTCGCAGGAAGATAAAGAGCAGCTTTCGCTGGAACTGAAGGCTGAGCCGAAACCCAAACCGGAGCCGGAAGGGATTCGGTCGGAAGGCAAAGTGTTGGAATGGGTGTCGCATCCGGCCAAAAGAAAGCCGCTGGTCACGGTCGCGGTTTCGCTCTTTATTGCAATGCTCGTGATTATCGTTTACTACATGACCTATTCGGTTTGGTTTTCGGTGCTGGGTTTTGTTATTCTGTATGGATCGCTCTCGGCTTTCTATTTCCCGACACGGTACCGGCTGGCCGACGATGGGATAGAAGTCAAGACGACGTTCCAGAGACTGCATAAGAAATGGTCGCAGTACCGTACCTGCTATGTCGACAAAAATGGAATCCTGCTTTCTCCCTTTGCGCGACCATCACGCCTGGAAAATTTCCGCGGCCTTTATCTCCGGTTCTGGTACAACCGTGATGAGGTTATGGCCTTTGTGAATGAGCAAATAGAAAAAAACCGCGCCGCCGAAAAGGAAGGAGGCTGAAATGGCTTTTTTCAAAGGGACGACCAAAGAAAAAGAAGAAAACAAAGAGCCGATCCCCGCCGAGGAAGATGCCATACTGGAAAGAGTGGCGCTGAAGGTGGTGCAATGGCGGATGGCGGTCCCGGCGATTCTCTTTCTCGAGTCGGTCAAGCCGCTTAATTATATCGGCGCGCAAACCATGGTTTTCTTTGAGCCGATTGTGCAGTCGATATTCAATTTCAAAGACTATGAGATTTTCAGGGCAACGATGGAACGCCGGGAAAATGTCGAAAATCTGCTTCAGAAGATCGAAAAGTATGACGCTGTGATGTACGAGAGAGAGAGAGCAATCAAGAAATTCATGAAGGGCGAGAAGAAGAAATGGAAATGGTACCAGCGCTATTGCGGTATCGCCCGACCCAAAGTTGTTCTTCCGGAAGAACTCCGCATTTCACCGATTTCCGCAAAAGATAAAAAGTAGATTCCCCACCCCAGCAGATATCGATGTCGGGTTTCTCATTCCGACTGGTGTCGGAATGAGAAACCCGACCTACAAGTCAATTATCCGTCTTGTGTCTGCGATCCGTCACTTATTCATAAACGGCAGAAAACTCATGAAATCGGCGTGGTGCACGATAAGGGCCTCGGTTGTCCGCTTGACATGATCCCCCTCGCCGGCATGAGCGGCAATGATATGGCAGACTTTGTCCGGAATACCGCATTGCATGGCCAGCGCCACCCCCGAGAACGGATGCCGTATAAATTTTCCCATATCGCTCACCACGGCTTTACCGTCAACCTTGTCATATTCGAGCAATTTCCCGACATCGGCCAGAATGGCGCCGGAGATAACCGCATCCATATCGATAGGGAGATTGTTACCGAAAAAATGCGCCATTATTGTTGCCGACTCATGGGCGATATGCACCACGGCCCGCTTATGCTCCATGAAAGTTACCCGGCAATCTTTGGCAAGAAGGGTGAATGGTATCTCGTGAAGGTCTTTGATATTCAGTTTGCTTTTAGAGAGGGCCAATACCCAGGTGTCGGCGGTTTGCTGCCGCAATATTTCATCTTTAATCCAGTTCAGTTCCGGCCAGAGTTCCTTTACTTTATCGAGCATGATTGTTTCTCCTGTTTGCATTGTTACATTTATTTTTCGGTAATTAATAGCAGTATGGGGCGAATGTCAATTGGAGAAATCGGCGTCAGGTGGAGCATTCCTACTATGAGGAAGCCGTCAGGTCTCATCCCGATTCGCCGGTGAATCGGAATTAGGACCTGACGGAACATATAATACTGCTAATCATATGCGGTTGCAAAAATCTTAAAGCAGTAACGGCGGGTCTGAGGACCCGCCGTGCACGAATTTTCTTCGCTTGTCTGTTAAATATCAAGATTCCTGACATAGCGGGCGTTTTCCTGGATAAAATCGCGGCGGGGCTCGACCGCATCACCCATCAGAATCGTAAAGAGGTGATCGGCCGCGGCTCCATCCTCGAGATTCACGGCCAGAAGGGTTCTGGTTTCGGGATCCATAGTGGTTCGCCAGAGTTGATCCGGATTCATTTCACCCAGACCTTTGTATCGTTGCACGGTGACACTATCTTTCCCCAATTGAGTCGTAATCCGGTCGCGCTCCTCATCGGAGTAAGCGTATTGCTCGGTTTTCCCCTTCTGCACCCGGTAAAGGGGCGGCTGAGCGATATAGATTCGCCCCTGCTCAATGAGTTCTTTCATATAACGGAAGAAGAAAGTGAGTATAAGGGTGCGAATATGGGCGCCATCGATATCGGCATCGGTCATGATGATGACTTTGTTATAGCGAAGCTGG belongs to Candidatus Zixiibacteriota bacterium and includes:
- a CDS encoding penicillin-binding protein activator, with amino-acid sequence MPDPIIKYALAAALSVLFWSTGLAAADERMSFEQALKMLESGKYCEAESLFSDLFVSDNNPQNGPRDLFYQAKAAYYAESLEKSRGNFDRLISSYPQSPYIPYGYFYLGNIYYRLGRETNAMIAYLDAYRLSSDKKLDSLILNSIEAAIGVPRSMALKEISYGVYSEERKCRLAVSVGRGLLKQKNYQSVPAVLSGCTGLEASALLAEADRLLREEPQIGIALPLSGELQKYGESLLEGAMLMAEDFTRESGRKIIPVIYDTRGESVEAARIARRLATRGVTAFIGPLTSEETAVTSATLSCSDLPIIAPAASQSGLTELSPHCYQLQPTLDLQGARMAEFAILQKKFDTAVIITPTIPENLRMARAFSRRFTELGGKVLGIEYFRAHDTDFGPLLLDIKSLAMGNLSESLIFINEKGDTLEPREVPINLECLYIPADADQLAQLLPQVNFYNIKATFLGGEGWGEKSVFDLGRDITRECYFASGRIGGDNPVSAGFATAFLKKYEQEPGYLEALGYDAMALICRAFSAGNNTRLEISHYLSTVKDYKGAAGNVSFDANRENTAMPVYTIISGKSKRVEF
- the larE gene encoding ATP-dependent sacrificial sulfur transferase LarE, producing MILAEKEKGLLDFIGRYKSVLVAYSGGLDSAMVLWASLKALDRERVWAVTSYSESYPSGEREEAEKIADELGLSKERLLFITTKEIADPNYLRNAPDRCYFCKAELFSELMRMARELGAEVIFDGSNISDIGDYRPGRKAAEERRVLSPFVEVGLGKEELRQLARKYNLSFSEKPAAACLASRIPYGIEVTPERLRQIDEAEKGISALGFAGFRVRYHYDVARLEFRPEDIARVFDDGVRNKLVEAVKKAGFHYVALDLEGYRRGSLNRTLNAGEK
- a CDS encoding HDIG domain-containing protein, whose translation is MLDKVKELWPELNWIKDEILRQQTADTWVLALSKSKLNIKDLHEIPFTLLAKDCRVTFMEHKRAVVHIAHESATIMAHFFGNNLPIDMDAVISGAILADVGKLLEYDKVDGKAVVSDMGKFIRHPFSGVALAMQCGIPDKVCHIIAAHAGEGDHVKRTTEALIVHHADFMSFLPFMNK